GGCTGGGCGTTGGACAGGTCCGGCTCGATCGTCAGGTCGCGGCCGAGCAGGGCGCCGGGCGTGACCCGCCAGACGTTCGGCTCGCCGCCCGACTCGGGTGTGTCCACCTGGGCGCCGACCGCGCGCAGCATGTCGACGGTCATGCGGATGTGCGGCATGGAGGGCAGCGTGGCGCCGGTGTGGCGGACCTCGACGCCCTGGTTGAAGCGCGGGCCGGACAGCAGCAGGGCGCTCACGAACTGCGACGAGGAGGACGCGTCGATGGCGACCGGGCCGCCGTCCAGGGCGCCGCTGCCGTGCACGGTCAGCGGCAGCGCGCCACGGCCGTCGTCGTCGATCCGGGCGCCGAGCTGACGCAGCGCGTCGATGACTCCGTTCAGGGGACGCTCGTAGGAGCGGGGATCACCGTCGAAGCGGACGGGACCGTCGGCGAGCGCGGCGACCGGCGGCAGGAACCGCATCACCGTGCCGGCGTTGCCGACGTCGACTGTGGCCGGGCCGCGCAGGCCCGTGGGGATCACACGCCAGGCCTCGCCGGTGCCGTCCGGGCCGACCCCTTCCTCGATCTCGATGCCCATGGCGCGCAGCGCGGCTGCCATCAGCAGCGTGTCGCGGGAGCGCAGCGGGCGGCGCAGCCAGCCCGGTTCGGAGGCGAGGGAGGCGAGGACGAGGGCGCGGTTGGTGACCGACTTGGACCCGGGCACGTGGACCGTCGCGTCGACGGCTCCGCTCGCGTGCGGGGCGGGCCAGAGGGCGGTGTCTGCGGTGTTCGGGGCCATGGGCCCCACTTTATAAGGAGGCCGTCGCTCGGGTGGGGCGCCGTGGGGCCGCTCGCGCCCACGCGGCG
The genomic region above belongs to Streptomyces coeruleorubidus and contains:
- the aroA gene encoding 3-phosphoshikimate 1-carboxyvinyltransferase, translated to MAPNTADTALWPAPHASGAVDATVHVPGSKSVTNRALVLASLASEPGWLRRPLRSRDTLLMAAALRAMGIEIEEGVGPDGTGEAWRVIPTGLRGPATVDVGNAGTVMRFLPPVAALADGPVRFDGDPRSYERPLNGVIDALRQLGARIDDDGRGALPLTVHGSGALDGGPVAIDASSSSQFVSALLLSGPRFNQGVEVRHTGATLPSMPHIRMTVDMLRAVGAQVDTPESGGEPNVWRVTPGALLGRDLTIEPDLSNAQPFLAAALVTGGRVVIPDWPARTTQPGDRLREIFTEMGGSCELTEFGLVFTGSGSIHGIDVDLSEVGELTPGIAAVAALADSPSTLRGVAHLRLHETDRLAALTKEINELGGDVTETADGLHIRPRRLHGGIFHTYDDHRMATAGAILGLVVDGVQIENVATTAKTLPDFPDLWTGMLGA